GCGGCACGACCTGGCCGAGGATGAACAGGTCATAGTTGGACTGGTGGTTGGCGATGATCACGCAGCCGGGGGGCTGGTCCCACAGCGGACCGACCTCGGCCTTGACCTTGATGCGCATGAGCCAGGCGGCCGGCACGCTGTACAGGCGGGCGAACAGGCGGCTGTTGTCGGGATTGAACGGGCGCAGCAGGCCGATCACCAGACCGACGACACCCACGAGCAGGAAGTGCAGCGCCAACAGGAGCATGCGAAGCATAAAAAGCATGGTACGACTCACACCGGACAGTCGCGGCGCAGTGTACGGGTGTGCACTGTCAGGGGCAAACGTTGCTATGGCGTATGGGGCTTTGACCTCGTGGGAGCGGGCTTGCCCCGCGATGCGATCGCCAGGCGGATACCATCGCGGGGCAAGCCCGCTCCCACAAAGCGTATTTAGAAAAGCCTGTGGACGGGATCAGCCCAGGTGGTTCTGGTCTGCCAGGATCGCCTCGTCCAGCGCTTCCAGCAGTGCCTTGCGCACTTTCAGCTTGGTGTTCTTGTGCGCCAGCATGTTCAGCTTCTTCAGTTCGCGGGCCGCGGCGAGGGCGGTTTCCCGCAACTGCTCGGCGGGCACCACCTTGTCGAGGAAGCCGGCTTCACGGGCGCCCTGTGGGTCGAAGATCTCGGCGTTGTTCACTGAACGCTGGAACGCCGCGCGGCCCAGACGGTCGCGGGCCAGTTCGATACCGGCATGGTGCATGGTCATGCCGATCTGCACTTCGTTCAGGCAGATCTTGTAGGGGCCTTCGACCCCGATGCGGTAGTCACCCGACAGCAGCAGGAAAGCGCCCTT
This window of the Pseudomonas mosselii genome carries:
- a CDS encoding crotonase/enoyl-CoA hydratase family protein, whose product is MSELITYHAEDGIATLTLNNGKVNAISPDVIKAFNAALDRAVEERAVVIITGQPGILSGGYDLKVMTAGPKEAVGLVTAGSTLARRLLSHPFPVIVACPGNAVAKGAFLLLSGDYRIGVEGPYKICLNEVQIGMTMHHAGIELARDRLGRAAFQRSVNNAEIFDPQGAREAGFLDKVVPAEQLRETALAAARELKKLNMLAHKNTKLKVRKALLEALDEAILADQNHLG